CCAGGCCCCTCCTGGGCTTTGTAAATGAAACTGCAGCAAAAATCTCTTTTGCACAAACTGTCTTGATGTGCTGCCTCTGTGTAGCAGAAGGCACTTCACATCACAATAATCCCTTCAGTGTTTCAGCTGAATTCTTCCACAAcagagacctttttttttttaaattcctatGGGAAAACCAGTCGAACTGTTACCCAGATCACCTTTATACTGTGGTCACATTCAGACATTCGGGCATGTTATTAATGAGCAGCTCTTGAAACTGACCCAAAGACATCTGGGCCtcataaatatttacatattcCTAACAAGAAAGAGCCTCTCTTCAGGTTAGACCTTtaagaaaagctttaaaacataAACCTAAAACCCCGATTTAAAGCTTATGTACAGTACTGAGCAGAAATCTCGAACAACCCCTCAGTGCTCTATGGTTTgcttcaaaaatacaaaaaagggcaataatttattgaaacataaatTGTAATTTAGTACTTCAGTAGAATTGTAAAAGGCTTGAAAGTGAAATTCAGTGTATaatacagcctgaactctcttagacaagctttcttataatttctttaagtagtcttgtGGAAGGGTTCTCCAGATTATTGAAGGACattaaaagcttttctttggatgttagCTGCcttctgtgctgttttctgtcacAGCGACCTCACATTGCTTCAGTGAGATTGAgatccaggctctggggaggccaatcaaTGACTGATATCTACCCAGGTATACTTTTAGTGCATTGGCAGTGAGTtagggatcattgtcatgctgcaaTAAGCTGTTTTATGGATTGAaattaaagaaatgggaacaaattatttattatagctatcatttattattatctttattaCATTGTAATGTTGAGACACAACACTGGCTAATCCCTTGAGTTAGGCCTTTTTTATCCTTGGGTTGAGTCATAGGATACGTGTTAAGTAGCCTAACTAAAACCATTGAAAAAACTTGAGATCTGAAAAaaagggtggctcaagacttttttaTACAGAACTGTGTGCTATTATATCCTATTTTGTCAACAAAAGTTGCATTTCAAGCACCAATTTTGTGTAAAACCTGTAATTAGAACCAAGAAAATGAAGGGACTCCAAAAGCCCCTGCATTCAGTCTCTTCTTCGCAGACAGTTTTTTGGACGGTTAGATCTTTTCTAATTTAAGTCTTTACCTGTACAGAATAAGATAAAAGAGAGGAAAGGCACTTTCAGCCTTAGAGGTATTGCGTAGAGGTTCAAAAGACGTTcttttacataaataattaaacaaggTCATACATATATTATGAGGTCAAAGATGTACACATTTCAATTTATCATGATCTTTTTAAAGTATATAACTAGTGTGCTACTAAACGCTGCACTGTCAAGCTGTGGTCACTGCAGGTGTTTCCTCCTGGTCCTCCTGGGCTTTCAAACACCATAGGATGGTTATTTTTGCTGCAGCCCCCTGTTGCGTTGCTTCTGATGTGTCGGCATGAAAGCCAGCCATTCAAACCATCAATATCAACTGAGCAGTGCTGTAAACCTCCACAGGGTCTCGTAAAAATCATCATTGTCTtgttgattttctgtttttagatgTTTCCTGTTTGAGGCACTGAACTTAATGGGTTTTCATGATATCCAAGTAATTTTCCTACTTAAATATAAACTATGTTCAAGTATGAAGGAAAATAAGTACCTTtggcttttattgtgatttaATCTGAAGATAATTAatcttcccttttctttccagACGCTAAAGAATCGACTATCATGGGGACATTCAGAGTGATCGTGCTTAGCCTTCTGGTCACCACGGGTAAGGCCATTGTCAGCATGGTTTGTTTTTGACAAGACATGCAATTAGATGTTATATTAGTACATTTTATGCTATAAGAGGAATTAGaaatttttatttaagtttaaCTGATGAAAAGGTTGTAAAATATTACTCATATCAGTTTAACTCTAATgctcttttgtctttgtttgcagCTCTTTCTGCCCCCTTAAAAGGTAAAACGTGTGTCTGAGAGATACTTTTTGATTTGTCTCATATATATTGTGAGCTTTTActctaatgtttgtttgtttctttgctttatCCACCATAAAAACCAGCTGATGAGGAATCTTACACGTTATTCCACGGAGAGGATTTCCACATCCTACTACCCTCCCAAAATGTGGAGGTCACGTTTCATAACAAGTCTGCTCCTCGGTCAAAGGATGTGCACCTGATGAGGGAAGGCAAAGTGGTACACAGTCGGCCTAAACTCGACCGCAGCAACACCCATCTCCTTATAGAGGCTGTGGGTGAGGGAGATGAGGGCGTGTACACCGTGAAGAATCTGGAGAAGCCAGACGATGTCAAACGCATGTCGCTTACAGTCCGAGGTACAGAGTAACAAGACACACATTAAACATGGTGACAGAATTCCTAAAAACCCACAAAATCACACCTAAATTAAATactgtttttactgtatttttacaaATACAGTAATAATCACATAATTGATTGTCATAATTGATATAATAACATAATTGATACTTGATTAGGAATTAAGACGGCGAGTAACACCAAGCTGCTACTAATCACATGCACTTgatgattaactgatcatcagtaaGTGTGAACGCTTCTACGAAGGCAGAAGTTTGCAGGTCTGCAGCATCCAGGTGATTAACACCCTGCCATGGAGGAACGACATCAGACAAGCATTCTGAGGTTTATtagtgagaaagattattcacaagtggaaaaaagtcaaGACAGTTGCCAATTTTCTCAAGAGAGCAAGCTTCAACAAGTTCACTCCGAGGTCGGAGACACtccaaaaaacccaagagctacatctcagattGTACAGGCCTCGgttagttagcatgttaaatgttaaacttcatgaagtacaattaaaaaagactgaacaattatggcttgtttggaagggttgccagggGAAAGCCTTTTATCTCTACAAAGAACACGGCAGCATGGCTTTGGTTTGCAGTGGCATCTAATCAAAGCACACCTCGTGCCAACtttcaagcacggtggtggagggatgATGATATGGGTTTATGTTGCTGGTAgaggacctgggcaccttgcagtcattgagctgaccatgaactcctctgtataccaaagttcCCTAAAGTCAATCTGTTTGATAGCTAAAGCTTAGGTGAAGCTTTGGTCAAGCAACAGGTcgatgatcccaagcacagctgcaaatctgcaacagaatggctgaaaaagaaaagaatcaagctGTTGCAATGGCCCGGTCAATGTCCTGACCTCAATGTTATTAAAGTACTGCggtgcataaatgaatgccaACAAACCTCAATGCTctgaagcaacactgtaaagaaTAGTGGGCCAAATTCCTCCACGATGATGTGAGAGACCGATAAAGTCACGCAGAAAACAATTACTGCATGTTTTTACTAGTGCTCTAAAACAGCATCTGAACATCGTCAAAGACGATTAGTCACATACAATTTGTTAATATttccaaaacacagacagacacgccTCCTTATCCCCACTAAATACCTTTAATACAGATTTTTGATACTAGGTATATCTCGCTGTTGCTACTACTTGTGCTTTCAATAATAATTTCAGCAGCTTAATAAACCTACTGTTAGCACATCCTGTTTGTCCTGTGAGAATTACAAGTTGCAGCAATGTTGACTCTGTAGAGATTAGACTTGCACACAAATGTGAAGAAGGCATTTTGGGCTGGGAGCAGGAGTGGTGGGCTCAAACCCAATATTGATAAAAGCGACCGTAGCGCAGCGCTGTGTACCATATGTTGAGAGTAAATGTGAAATCAAGTGATGAagaggtatgtgtgtgtttgtgtgtagagAGTGAAGCTGCCCTGCAGTAATTATGCAGCTCTTTTACCACCAACCCACTCCGCTCTCCTTCCCCGCCTGCTGGTGTCCTGTCGTTATCTCGTCTTTACTGTCTTTCACTTTATTTGGTTTGTATTACTTCCCCTTCATTCCTGTAACTCTGATATTTTTGGATCCTTTGTCCTCTTTTTGCAGCATCTGTCACATCATCCTTCCTGTTCTTTTTTACTCCCTTCTCAAATAAACTGTCACTCTGTCGCTGCTCATCTCTGTGAAAATTTCAGACAGTTTTCTGTCCACTTAATCAAGTGTTTTTTTCTCCGCTTTTATCTTCTAGATTGCACCGTTGAGCAGATGGTCAAATATGGAGACAAATTCAGTATTCATTTGTCGGGGGTGAATCCTCCCATCACCCTTGAATACAGACCCAGAGCTACAGAGGCCAGGGAGACATTTAGGTAGGTGATATTTTAACCCAAGAGAATATGTAATGACATTTTGCAACATTGATGTACATTCAGTGAGACAGAGGTAACAGGAAAGGTTGAGAAAAAGCTCCTCCTCTTTGACTTTCCCTCCTGCAGACCAGGTTTGGTGGTGCTGACTGCTGCAGGGACATCACCGGAGCGCTATCAGGGTCGCGTCAGCACCGGTGGTCCTTATGTCACCCTCAGTGGTGTTACAGATGCAGATGAGGGTAGCTACACTGTCAGGGATAACAAAGGTGGTATTGAACGGAAAGTCTGTCTCAATGTCAAAGGTGAGAGCACATATGAAGACACCTCATGCCTATGTTCTTCTCCTACACTTGGCTTGCTTTAAATGAGCTTCTAACCCCCCCTTCCCCTGCTGCCATAATGGCTTTTTAAAGACGGAAACATTAATGGGCTCCTGCGGGCTGATGCATTTCAGATGATCCATGGAGCTGTAAACAGACTTGTGATTTATTTATCAAATGTCCCTCCTTCTTTTCTGCCTCTTTGTGTCTCAGAGCACAAAGAGTTTGTGAAACTGCAACGCGGTAACAAACTGAAGATCAACCTGATACTCAACAGCTCCTTGGTGTACCTCTACTACAGCCCCAAGAGTGACTCCACACTGCGCCTGCTGCTGGACAAAGGAGAATTTACACCTGTAATTAGAGCCTTTTTCCCCCACTATAGTCCAGCTATGACTCTTTCATTTTTGTACGTCATTTCTGTTCCTTGTTTTCTGCCATATACTGTTACAAATGTGGATGCTGATTTTAAGTGTCTAAGTCTAAGTGGCTGCCCTTTGAGTAtcagataaataaggattattttgaagtaAGATTCATACCAAAAAATATGGAGCAGAGCATGAAATGAGCATAAACATCCactttaatttaataatgttaacaggttggctttaactttaataattaaaactgaGCTAATACATAGGTATTAATACAACATGATTAATGGGATTTATATTCACTCTATATGTAAAGGCAGACTGCGCGAGTCGGtccttgattttatacacctgaattcaaagattaaaagCTGCGGCTGATTATTTTTTACCCACAGGTATTGTATCTACACACTAGCTGCCATTTACAAATACCCTATATTGTGgtgtataatataaaaatatatacatattattttgcacaaaagcataaaaaagcaTTCATTTTTCAAACATATTGTAAAAGCAAATTTTATAACTGCTATTGTAATTATGTGTGCCTTGTTGTTTATGACATTTGCCCATATTCTTCTTCTCATTATTTGCAACCTGCTGAGTAATTGCAGCTTTTCTAAGTGCCTGTGCTGAAGTTCAGGCTGTTTTATAGCTGATAAATGCTTCTAACAGACTGTGTGTGCTGTTTATGTTACTTAAGAGCTAAATCCTTGTATCAGTCAGTATGAATAGGTTTGTATTCCATTTCTCATCAGTcattcatgtttaatgtttattgCTCTAATCAGGATTTCTGTATTTGATGCCAAgtatgaaaatgtttgttttttcacggTAGGCCCAAACAGAGCTGGGTTTCGAGAACCGTCTGTCTCTGGAGGGCTCACTGGTCATTCTGGATGACGTCAATGATAAAGATGAAGGCCTGTTCACGATTAAGGACCTACAGAATTTCACTGTGTCTACTGTCTTCTTGGAAATGAAACGTAAGCAAGGAGTGGGGAAAACACTAATAGTATATGGTATTGTATTGCTGTTTATGCTGGTAAAAGGTCATTCCATCTAAAATGCACTGGATCTGAAAAATCCCCCTAGCTGAACCCTACAAAGGGAGCTGATTTGTTTAAAGTCATGCAAAATGTTAGCtttgaaattcaatttcaaaatgTGTAAATTCAAATTTGGTGTTTTTTGACTCGCCTTATTTTCCTGAATTTTTAAGCCCTCAATGATAACATTTCTAACATGACTTTAAATTAGAAGACTGTGAAGACTGTCTTTGGATGACTGTTATGTTAGTTAGTAATTCTAGGTCGACCATAGGTGTGAAAGGGAGCATAAATGGTTAACCGTGGATGTGATCTTAATTTTACAAGTgtttaataaaagtaaaaatgcttaaaaatatgTAGAAATTAGACATTTCATATGCCTTACCCTGTTTTGACCAGCCACCTCTTCCACGTGATGATATGACCCTTTAAAGTTTACCCAAAATATAATCTTTTAAAACTTTTCTCCAGTGAATTATCGGAGAACAATAAGTCTACTCTACACCATAGGCAATacatttttgctcatttttgctTAGATTGTGAATTTAAGCCATTtaagctttttaaaattaaatgtgcaATTCAGCCCTTAAAATGTCATGTGGCCGTCTCCTGTACCTGTGAAGTAATGAGGGCTGAAAACTTCTGGAATTTGTTTTCTGTATGCAATAGAATTTCAACACATCAATGAGAAGTCGGTTGAAATATTAATATCTCTTTTCTGCCGTGTGTCCTTGTAGCCTATAAGCTGGAGACACTGTATGTGGCCATCATAGCCCTGCTGGGCCTGCTGGCTTTCCTTCTGCTGGTCTGCCTGCTGTCCTGTCTGATCAAAGTGAAGAAAAGGGCCAAGAGGGCTGCCGCCCTGGAGAAGATTGCCCAGAACGCTggaaaagaggaggaaggagaggcCTTCAGACAGgttggagaaaaaaatacactACTGACGATGTGATGAAGAGCATAAGGATAGAGTGTGCTCGGATATAATGACAAGTTCTGCTCTGTGTACGTCTTCAAAGGTGGTCAAGAACATCACCAAAATGAGCGAGGAATCCAAGCATTCCCAGGCTGACAACACGGAGAAGTCACAGAGCACTGAGGTGGATATTAAAGTAAGGAAATGTGTTATTTCCCACTTAAAACTGAGTCACTGAGGTTTCTAATGATGTCTCAACTCTTATGCTGTTCTAAGCATTTACAGAGAGTCGCAGCTTATTCAGAACGCTACTGCTAGAGTCCCCACTAAGATCGAGAAAGCGGATCACGTCAGTCCAGGTCTCCAATTTTTGCAGTGGCTTCCTATCTGACGAAGAATGGATTTTACTCTATCACTATGATTTTCAAAGGCTTGAATGATTCAGGGCCAAAATACTTTTCTGATGTGCTGCTGTGTCATGAGTCGTTCTGACTCCTCAGGTCTTTTGGGATAGgtcaagcaaacaaacagccaaaCATGTCAAAGCATCTTTGagctttgctgtttttatgCGCCACATCTCTCGAACTATCTCCCAGAAAACCTGAGGTCTGCCCAAACTCTGTTCTTTTAAATCAAGgctgaaaacatttctttgcCACTGCATTTTACACCTTACCTTAAGTTACATTTGTTAAAACCTCGCATTGCACTGTAGCTTCGCTGTGACATGTACTCTCCTATTTTATTCGATTTTAGCTTATTATTATCTTCCAGTTTACTTTGTGGTTTTAAATCTTTTGTATATGTGCCTTTTTATGTCCCCTTTTTATATCGAATGCAACTTTGAATCAATTTGTTGTTAATAGACACAAACAAACTTGCTTGACCTTGTCTTCCTACCCTCAGGGTCTCGAGGTTTCCTCTAAAGAAGTTGGAGTTGGTAATCTAGAGACCAGTGACTCCGGCGTTGGCTTTAACACTGCTCTCCCCCTGGACACTGACACTGAGGCCCCTGATCAAATCCCTGACTCTGAGGCTGTAAGCATTTCTATTGCTCCTGAAACCAAACCAAGTCCTCCGCCTGCTGCCGAATCCAAGCCAAGTGCTCCACCAGCTGTGGAAATTAAGCCCAGTCCTGTACCTGAAACTAAAGTGACCCCAGCCCCGGAGACCAAGAAAACTCCTGATAAACCTGTGGAGGAAAAGTTGGATGTGCCCAAAGGAGCAGCTGTTAAACCTAGTCCAGCCCCTAGCCCAGAACCCAAGGCCGATAAAAAACCTGCGCCCAGCCCAAGCCCAGAGCCTAAACCAGCTGTTCCCAAAGCCACCACTCCAACACCTGATAGTAAGAGTGCCCTTACTCCCACCCCTGAGCACCCCAAGCCAACCACACCAGAACCAATTACCAACGGCACGCCCGAACCTGGACCGGATTCCAAACTGAGCCCGGATCACGCCGATATTATCAAAGGCTCAGCTCCAAAAGCAGTCGCTCCTAAAACCCCTGAAGTGGAGCTGAAAGCTAGTGGTGCCATATTGGAGGCGGGCAAAGATGGCACGGTAGCTGAGGATTCAACTACTACCACCTGAgaagtgcaaaaacacaaaggaagCCCCACAGATCTTGTCCACCGCTCACCACTACTGTAGACAATCGAACACCCCTTACCAAATGATGAGGAAACCACTGCAGCTGGGGCGAGGACCTCGATTTAACATGTCTAATGCCTGAACACAGTATTACCTTGATAATCTCACTTATCTGTAACTAACACTTAAACCTTTGAGACTTTCTGGCTCAGAAACACTTCACATAACATGGCTTTTGATTGTTAAACATTTTAGTTGTACACGCCTCGCAGCcttgtttttctgttcatttttaaagttaaactgCCAAACTGCAAGTTCAATCCTTTGCAGAGTTTACAACTAAAATGTTTACTCCACATGAGGTCTTTTTCTAAAGTATCCTGAAAGGTTTACGACATTTCATTGAAACAGCTCACTACAACAGCTTATTTGACCCTAACTAACCATCATTTCCCATTTCGACGCTTGTTCCTCTAGCAGCACATGAACAGCACATGGATGAAGCCGATAAAATCTTTCAGCTGGTGTCATCTTAAGCCTCCTAAAATATGTGATGGCACCGATATCATCTAAATGAACTAAAAACCCCATCAGATCACACTGCTGGTGAAGTTTTATACATAGCTCAATTTTGGATTTCATTCACTTGAGCCAGTCCTCTAGAAACATCCGCAGTGCATTATCACATtaaccacacacgcacacacacttatacTAAAAATACTAACCACATTATTTCTAGTCTTTGAGATTGAGATTCACACTCCCAGTGGAAATTTCAGacgattaaattgtgttttgcGGGCTGATCCCCCAAGTCCGGATCATCCACTTTATTGTCTTTGATCTGGATTTCCCCATAGCTCCATAAAAATCCCAGCACTCTTACAAtttaatgggaaactcacaacAGCTAAAACTTCCAGCAGCTTAAAGGGACCCCCCCGTGCCTGCAGTATGAAATATAAAATCAAAGTGTGTGGTAAGTTCACATAGTTAGAGCATGAttcttttgctctttttctgcCGTCATCAccaccttcttttttctttgcccctgttcattcttctttttttgttactaCGACCACCAAGGAGGCTATATGACTGATTTGGTTGATTGATTAATTTACAAAAGGTATTAGTGGATTCATGTGACAGTTTTAAAAGAGCTGGGCTTGGTCCGTCTTAGAAGTGATCAGTTATTGAATGTCATCCAAATCTGGATCCAGGGACTTTTGAAAAAACTAATTCCTCAgcattttttgtatttcaccCCATATCGTCACAAATGAAAACTGCGAGACTAATTCGGAGATAATCATGCATTATGTAGAGGGGATTTTAGCCTCAGTGGAGGTCTTTCACTTCTCCTTCCTTTCTTTATCCTCACGcccctttcttcttctccctcaTTCTGCTTTCATTTGCTTGCTTTCGTTTTTGCTCGCTtacataaatgctgtaaaacTTGGCAGAAACTAAATATTTATGCCTCACTGGCTTCAAAAACCAGCAGTATGGAGCCTTCACCAAATCCATGacactgtctgtgttgagctgACCTGGTATTCAGGATGTCCAGTCAATGCAATTTCAGCTGAAACTCTTTTGGTACTTATGGTAAAGAGGAGGTGTGCAGGTTCGTTTTAATGTGCACGTCCCTACTTCATGTTTTAACTGACCAGTGGCaaaccagtgactgtcagtgttTGATGTACACACTGACAGTGTGTACATCAAAAAAAGCATGTTGGATCAAATGGTCAGAGGAATGTAGGGAAACTAAAAGTAGATCCGTATACAGTCAGCTGGCCTTTCTTTATAGCTTTCCTTACTAAAAGAGTTTTCTTATGAGTAAATGAATAAGAGGTGTTTCGTCAGCATCTGAAAAAGCCATAAAATGAGCTCGATTTAGATGTCAGATTTGATACCAAGAGCAacagaataaataaactaaaattacaaaaaatacaaaatacaaaaatacaaaaataaactcaagGTGCCTCAGCATTAGATGGGTTAACAGCGTCAATAAGTCAGATGTATTACACATGGACAAAGGTCTTTTAATgtaatatgtgtacaaagacgTATACGCCTGCTCTCCAGCCTGCATCTGTGTGGGAACCACAACGCTATTTGGCAGTACTAACAAAGCTCttcatataaatacacacagatacagacacacacatgtaaaacacaaacatggacTCCAGCCTTGTAAATACTGCATGTGTATGCAAGTGTAACCCCTCCCCACCATGAGGctgaatgtttttaatgtgtcatacttaatattaaaaaagaaaatcatttaaatttctctacaaacTTCAatctaatatataaatatatatatataattatataaatatacacacacactatatataCTAATATTCACTAATGTATTGAACTAAATCAACTTCCAAATATTGTAAATTCCCATCGAGACTGTATTAGCCTATTTTAGACCAGTTATTATCCGCTGCTGTCAGCACACCGTATCTCTCACActatttacatattaataatgTTTAACCAGTGTCATTTACAGCATTGACTGCAGCATGCCCACGGCACGTTCCGCTTCTATCGTCCAGACGTTGTGTCAGTGTGCGCGAATACAGGAGTGGTGTTTTTAATGTCGCCATCGTTGTGTGCGTTTTAAAGTCCGTATGCCTATGATGCACGTATCTATAAGTGTGCGTGTGATATATGAGCGAGTGTGTGCTGAATCTATGCACAGGGAGTTTGTACAGAAATGAAACTCTTATGTGTGCTTCTCCATTTGTTGTGAGCAAAGTATCCATGTGCCTGCTTCAGTCGTCTTGCAgtgtgaagagaaaaaaacaaaaagtgcagtGTTTTAAATCATGAGTGTGAATGTGATGGAAGCCACAAGAATATTGTAAAAACGTATTGTAACTCTGAGATATTCAAGTgactctttgtctttgttttagtgCCTAAAATGTATATTGGATAGTTGGCCTGTGCTCTGTCGTTAGCCGCATTCTAATGGCACCTTTTTAGTGAGGAGGATGTTCACTGATCCAGAATATGCAGTTTGCACACctgaatgaacaaagcaaaaattGCCGGCTAACCTACGATGTGTTAATGTGAAAGAAATGTGTGTGATCAAAGTGATTAGAGCCTGACCGACATATCACCAGAAAGATTTTTCTTCAGTATGACTCAAAATCTGTGACTGAGTCATAAAATcagcaggaaagtgtttacagaggtcaaCCCAGAAAGCTGTTGCTTAAATacaagacagg
The DNA window shown above is from Astatotilapia calliptera chromosome 11, fAstCal1.2, whole genome shotgun sequence and carries:
- the LOC113032531 gene encoding uncharacterized protein LOC113032531, which encodes MHRSSSRPLKDAKESTIMGTFRVIVLSLLVTTALSAPLKADEESYTLFHGEDFHILLPSQNVEVTFHNKSAPRSKDVHLMREGKVVHSRPKLDRSNTHLLIEAVGEGDEGVYTVKNLEKPDDVKRMSLTVRDCTVEQMVKYGDKFSIHLSGVNPPITLEYRPRATEARETFRPGLVVLTAAGTSPERYQGRVSTGGPYVTLSGVTDADEGSYTVRDNKGGIERKVCLNVKEHKEFVKLQRGNKLKINLILNSSLVYLYYSPKSDSTLRLLLDKGEFTPAQTELGFENRLSLEGSLVILDDVNDKDEGLFTIKDLQNFTVSTVFLEMKPYKLETLYVAIIALLGLLAFLLLVCLLSCLIKVKKRAKRAAALEKIAQNAGKEEEGEAFRQVVKNITKMSEESKHSQADNTEKSQSTEVDIKGLEVSSKEVGVGNLETSDSGVGFNTALPLDTDTEAPDQIPDSEAVSISIAPETKPSPPPAAESKPSAPPAVEIKPSPVPETKVTPAPETKKTPDKPVEEKLDVPKGAAVKPSPAPSPEPKADKKPAPSPSPEPKPAVPKATTPTPDSKSALTPTPEHPKPTTPEPITNGTPEPGPDSKLSPDHADIIKGSAPKAVAPKTPEVELKASGAILEAGKDGTVAEDSTTTT